A single region of the Dehalococcoidia bacterium genome encodes:
- a CDS encoding aminotransferase class V-fold PLP-dependent enzyme: protein MSSEESARLYQDLGVRPVINAAGAYTLLGGSMLSARVRSAMEDANRYFVEMAALLQSSGEIIARMLECEAAYITSGAAGALALSAAACMTGSDPAKIEQLPDTTGMKDEILIQRVGRIKYDRCVTIPGAKLVEFGGPEKTSVDDLAEAFTAKTCAVHYLATGTRPGSLPLEDIIRLAHDHGVPVIVDAAGQTYPTDELRRYARMGADLVCYAGKYFDAPHSTGLITGRRELVEAAALNGFVSFETNGLRSIGRPMKIDRQEIVGCVVALREWLSMDHEDRLMKYGERCEAIMRAIAGIPNIEARRLSEVEQPMPVFRDGLRIWFREGAPKTAAQVERELREGTPSIWTRAHDGALNISVAFFEDGEDEVVAQRLRAVLTS, encoded by the coding sequence ATGAGCAGCGAAGAGTCCGCCCGTCTGTACCAGGACCTCGGCGTCCGGCCCGTGATCAACGCGGCAGGCGCTTACACACTGCTCGGGGGTTCCATGCTATCTGCCCGCGTGCGAAGCGCCATGGAGGACGCCAACCGCTACTTCGTGGAGATGGCGGCCCTCTTGCAGTCCAGCGGCGAGATCATCGCCCGGATGCTCGAGTGCGAGGCGGCCTACATCACTTCCGGCGCCGCCGGCGCGCTTGCCCTATCCGCCGCGGCCTGCATGACGGGGAGCGACCCGGCGAAGATCGAGCAGCTACCCGACACGACGGGCATGAAGGACGAGATCCTCATCCAACGGGTCGGGCGCATCAAATACGACCGCTGTGTAACCATTCCGGGCGCGAAGCTGGTCGAGTTCGGCGGTCCGGAGAAGACTTCGGTTGACGACCTGGCGGAGGCATTCACCGCGAAGACCTGCGCCGTGCACTACCTCGCGACGGGCACGCGTCCCGGCAGCCTCCCCCTGGAGGACATCATCCGCCTGGCCCACGACCACGGCGTGCCGGTCATCGTCGACGCAGCAGGGCAGACGTACCCAACCGACGAATTGCGCCGCTACGCCCGCATGGGGGCCGACCTGGTGTGTTATGCCGGCAAGTACTTCGACGCCCCTCACTCGACCGGCCTCATCACTGGCCGGCGAGAGCTCGTCGAGGCGGCGGCCCTGAACGGCTTCGTCTCCTTCGAGACGAATGGCCTGCGCAGCATCGGACGGCCGATGAAGATCGACCGCCAGGAGATCGTGGGCTGTGTCGTCGCCCTGCGAGAGTGGCTCTCCATGGACCACGAGGACCGGCTGATGAAGTACGGCGAGCGTTGTGAAGCCATCATGCGCGCCATCGCCGGGATACCCAACATCGAGGCGCGAAGGCTATCGGAGGTCGAACAGCCGATGCCGGTCTTCCGGGACGGCCTGCGCATCTGGTTCCGCGAGGGCGCGCCGAAGACGGCCGCCCAGGTCGAACGCGAGCTGCGCGAGGGCACGCCGAGCATCTGGACGCGCGCTCATGACGGCGCCCTCAACATCTCGGTGGCCTTTTTCGAAGACGGCGAGGACGAGGTCGTGGCCCAGCGGCTCAGGGCCGTCCTGACGTCGTAG
- a CDS encoding metallopeptidase family protein, producing MTPAARVARYVRAAMKSLPAEFATRLDNVEIVVQRRASRLQRRRSGGGGDLYGLYEGVPLAQRGSWYGNVTPDKVTIFWEPLVRDFPDDADLREQVRRTVYHEIAHHFGFTDEELLGLAVE from the coding sequence ATGACACCGGCCGCGCGAGTGGCCCGCTACGTGCGGGCCGCCATGAAGTCTTTGCCCGCGGAGTTCGCTACGCGTCTCGACAACGTCGAGATTGTCGTCCAGCGCCGCGCGTCACGCCTGCAGAGGCGGCGCTCGGGCGGTGGCGGAGACCTCTACGGTCTTTACGAAGGCGTGCCGCTCGCCCAGAGGGGCTCCTGGTACGGCAACGTCACGCCGGACAAGGTCACGATCTTCTGGGAGCCGCTCGTGAGGGACTTCCCGGATGACGCCGACCTTCGGGAGCAGGTCCGGCGCACCGTGTACCACGAGATCGCGCACCACTTCGGCTTCACCGACGAAGAGCTCCTCGGCCTCGCCGTCGAGTAG
- a CDS encoding NifU family protein has product MSTTTDLWERVDQALDLIRPYIHSHAGDVNIVDVTDDGVVKLQMVGTCHGCPMSMLTLRLGIERILTEKVEGVTSVVSIKPDDFDYPEIEPADDAASS; this is encoded by the coding sequence GTGAGCACAACTACCGACCTCTGGGAACGTGTCGATCAGGCGCTTGACCTGATCCGCCCCTACATCCACTCCCACGCTGGCGATGTCAACATAGTCGACGTGACCGATGACGGGGTGGTCAAGTTGCAGATGGTGGGCACCTGTCACGGTTGTCCCATGAGCATGCTCACCCTCCGTCTGGGCATCGAGCGCATCCTCACGGAGAAGGTGGAGGGAGTGACGAGCGTCGTTTCCATAAAGCCGGACGACTTCGACTATCCGGAAATCGAGCCGGCCGACGACGCGGCGTCGTCCTGA